ATATAATTTCGTTACAAAATCTACATATCGTCCATAACCAGCTGCTTCAGCCGGGCTAATACTCTTTGCAATCTCTTCCTGCATCTGATTGGTATCTGCGTGAACATCAAGTTGGGAACCGTCATGGTAAAAAGCACGATACAAAGGTTTAAGAGGAATTAGTTCTAGCCAATCTTTTAAATCCTCACCAACGCAAGCCAGTGCATCTGCAATCAAATCTGGCATGGTCAAAACTGATGGTCCAGTATCAAATGCAAACCCAGATTTATTTAGCAATCCATTACGACCGCCTGGTACAGATTCACGTTCTACTACTGTGACTTTGCGGCCAGCACCAGCTAATCTCAATGCAGCACTTAATCCAGCAAGGCCTGCGCCTACAACTACAACGTGGTCGGTGGGACCTTTAACTTTGGCTGGCACTGTTAAATCTTTCTATTAGTAGCAAGGATCGCTAGTTCAGTTAGTAACTGCTTACCATCTGGGCTAATTCCATCATGCTTTAGAGCAGTAAGAGAAGTGCTGGTGAGTTCTTCAATCATCATTTCAATGTGAGAAGTAGCACCTGTATCAGTAATTATCTGCTGAAGATCTGAAATCATGCTTGGAGTGAGATTTGGATCTCCAATCTGTTTTTTTAATTCAGCAGATTGCACTGAATTCGCTCGTTCTTGTGCAACTGCTAATAGGGCGGTGCGCTTTCCCTCTCTTAAGTCATCACCTGCTGGTTTGCCCGTTTCTGATGGATCTCCAAATACTCCTAATAAATCATCTCTTAGTTGAAAAGCTTCACCAAGTGGTAATCCATAATTTGAATAGGCATGCATTAATTCACTTGATGCGCCAGCTAGTGCTCCACCAAAATGTAGAGGTCGCTCTATCGTGTATTTACCAGATTTATACCGAGCTACTTTAAGAGATCTTTCAATACTTTGAGTTCCCAAAGACTGCTCGTAAACATCTAGGTATTGTCCCGCCATAAGTTCTACTCGCATTTCATCGTAGATTGGCAGAGCTCGAATTAAATCTTGACTTGATATTCCCGAGTTATGAAGCATCTGAGCTGACCAAATAAGTGCTAAATCTCCAATTAAAATTGCTGATGCCACTCCAAATTGGGCAGAAGATCCAACTAAATTATTATCAACATGCATTTTTTCAAAAGATTTATGAATACTAGGAGCACCGCGCCTGGTATCAGAGGCGTCCATGACATCATCATGGACTAATGCGCAAACATGAATTAATTCAAGACTTGCAATAGCTGAAACTAATTCCTTATTTAGTTGGGCAGATGCTCCAATTAATCCAACGTATGCAAACAAAGGGCGTAATCTTTTTCCGCTATCGAGGAGGAATTTTTCAAGTGCAATTCCAACGGGGTCTAATTCAGGTCCGATTTTGGCAAGGTACTTATTTTCCCGCTTTATAAACTCAGCAAGCACCTGATTTATCTCAGCACGAATCACTTTGATATCGCTAGTCGCAGAAAAACTCACGGCGCAACGGTACCCTGCCTGCTGTGAGCAATGATCAGAGAGCCACTTCCTTCTCGTTGGAGTTCTTCCCACCAAAGGATCTGGCAGGAGAAGAACGGCTCTGGCAGGTATTGGCACAACTTCAACCCTTAAAGCCAGACTTCGTATCAGTTACCTATGGCGCTGGTGGATCCACGCGAGATAGAACAATTCGTGTTACCACTGAAATTACTGATCGCACCCAAATCCCAACGGTTGCTCATTTAACCTGTGTTGGCTCAACTAGATCTGAATTAGTTGAAGTTTTAAATCAATACAAAAAATCTGGGATTAAAAGTATTTTAGCGTTAAGGGGAGATCCACAAGGAGGACCAACATCTGAATGGCAATCAATCCCTACCGGATTAGATCATGCAGATGAACTCGTCGAGTTAGCTATGCAAATAGGTGGATTTAACATTGGAGTTGCTGCATTTCCAGATGGGCACCCAGCATCAGATTTTAACTTGGAAAAAGATGTCGATGTGCTTTTGCGAAAAGAACAGCTAGGTGCGACCTTTGCGACAACACAATTCTTCTTTGAATTTGATAAATGGCAAAGCATTGTAGATCGATTAGCAAAGCGTGGATCTAATCTTCCAATCATCGCTGGCATACTTCCTATTACAAATTTAAAACAATTGAACCGAATGGTCGAATTAAGTGGAGTGACGATTCCAGCTCATATTTCGAAAAGATTTGAGAATGCGGGGGATGATCTAAGTGAGATCAAGAAAATAGGTATTGATATTGCAACTGAGCTTGGTAGTAAATTACTAGCAGCAAAAGTTCCAGGAATTCATTTTTATACAATGAACACTGCTGAATCAACAATTGTAATTGCAAAAAATTTAGGTTTGGTTAAATAATGTCTAAAAATGAATTCTATTTAGCCTGGAGCAAGTTACATGGTGATGCCAAGATTGCGGGAATTGTTAAAGGCTGGCTTAGCATCTCTTTTTCTACTTCGAAAGCCTTGGCTAGGATACGAATAACTCCTAACGCATTAACAATTTTAGGTTTAGTGTTTGGCGTCTTGCTTTATATGAATGCAAATGCAATATGGGCGCCGTTGATCCTGGTTATTTCCCTAATCTGCGACGGCGTTGATGGCAGTCTGGCAATCATTACTGGTAAATCCTCGAAGTGGGGTGCGTTATTGGATTCAGTAGTTGACCGACTCACTGAAGTCTTTTGGATTCTTGCACTTTATAGTTTGGTAGTTGATTCAAAGATACTTATCGCCGTTTTGATTCTGGCATCAGCTCAGGAGTACCTAAGAGCTCGCGCAGGTGGAGTTGGGTTAACCCAAGTTGGCGTAGTTACCCTTGCAGAACGTCCAGTAAGAGCCTCATTTGTTTTTGTAGCTTTGGTCGCATTTAATCTAAATTTAGAGATCCTCAATCAGATTACTTTTGTGTGGTTAATTTTGCAGGCATTTAGTTTTTTAACAGTAGCTAAATTTGTTGCTGCAAAATTAAATTAAGCTTTACCAATAGCGTTTGCAACAATCTCAGCGCTAATACCGACGAGTGGCAATCCACCTCCGGGATGGGCTGATCCTCCTACGCAAAACAAACCTTTTACTTTTGACCTATTGCGAGCTCTTAGAAATGCTGAGGCTGCAGAGTTACTTGAAGTTCCATAGATAGAACCACCAGGTGCCATCGCATAACTTTCAAGATCATATGGAGTTCGAAATTGCATTACCTCTAATCTGTTAGATACATTCAAACCTAATTTATCCAATTTGTTTATAATCAACTTTGCATAGTTATCACCACCATTTCGCCAATCCCAGCCAGATTCCACATCATGACGCGGGGCATTAACTAAGACAAACCATGCTTCTTTGTTACTGGATTTGACCATGGCTGGATCCTTTGGAGCACAGATATAAATTGTTGGATCACTTACTGGAGTTTTCTTCGTAAAAATCTGATCAAATTCTGCATCATAATCTTTAGGGAAGTAAACATTATGGTGCTCAATGTTTACTGCTTCACCTTTACTGTTATCAAGTCCTAGAAGTAGAGAAAATCCAGCAAGGGATTTAGTTGCTGCTTTTAGTTTACGACGCTCGCTCTTAGCTGAGGAAACATTCTTATCCAGTAATTGATTGTAAACATACTCTGCATCTGCATTTGCTACTACCAGATCAGAATTAATTACTTCACCATTTTGAGTTTGAAGGCCAGTAACTGCTTTACCTGATGTAAGAATTTTTGTAACTAAGGTGTTGAACTTAAACTCAACTCCAAGATCTCTACATCTTTGCTCTAGCGCAACTGAGAGCTGACCAATGCCACCCTTAATGTGCCAAGCCCCAAATGTGCTCTCAACAAAAGCAATAGTAAGTAGTACTGCTGGCGCACTCCTTGGATCACTTCCGGTATAGGTTGCATAACGATCGATGATCATCTTTAAATGTGGGTCTAAATTCAAGTCAGTACTTAGCTTTCGAAGAGAGGTAAATGGTGCTATTTGTTTTACTTGACTAAGTAAATTTCTGCGTTTAAGCAGGGGCCAGATTGACCTTAACTCTGATTCAACAAAAGATTCACGCGAAGCTTCCCACATCTTCTCTGAACGATTAATGATTTTTTCCCAGCCCTGACTAGCAGCTTTGCCGAAAGACTTTTCAATTTCTAGGTAAGTTTTAGGATTAGAAAGATTTGGAAATACAACAGATTTTCCATCTGCAAAATGGTAATTAAATGCTGGATCAACGGGGGCAATATCTAAGATGTGCTCAATTCGTTTTCCAGTCTTAAGGAATAAATCTCGATATACAGCTGGAAGTGTTAATAGTGAGGGACCGGTATCAAAACCGAAGTCGCCAAACCATTCAGTTCTGCATTTACCGCCAGAGCGATCACTATTCTCATAAATTGTTACTTCATGCCCTTGTTTAGCCAATCTTGCGGCTGCGCTCATCCCACCAACACCAGCACCTATTACAGATATTTTTGCCACTCAGATCACCGTTCTATCGCGCCAAGTGATTGTATTGGTTGTTTTTCCATACCAGGAGAAGAGTATTAATCCCAGCAGCATCAAAATAGCAAGCGGATGAAAAATCGCACTATTCGGTAGAGAGCCAGTTCGTAATGATGAAATCATGCGGCTTAATGTGATCAAACCAAATGCAGCTAAACCAGATGTTGAGCCCAAGGCGGTAGAAATTATTGGAAGTATTCCAGTAACTATCAACAAGGCAATTGCCAGAATTGTTCCAGGGACTGAACCAAAAGCTTTCCATAAGGATTTTTGGTAACCCTTGAATAATTCCATTTTGTTTTTATACATATGACAAGTGGCAATGTTGCTCGCCTCGGCTACGCCACCTTTATACCCTTGCTTAAGTAAATTACGAGCCAACATAAGATCATCTAATACCTCTGTTTTAATGCCAGCATGAGCGCCCGATTTAAAATAAGCATCTCTTTTGATTATTAAAAACTGCCCATTAGCAACCGCCATAGATTTAATTGAATATTTCTGGGCAATTAGAAGCGGCACCGAAGATAACCAAGACCATTGCAGTAGTGGCTGGAATATTTTTTGAACAAACCCAGAGGTAAGTTGGCGAGGATAAGGGGATATGAAATCCCAATTACCCATTTTTGAAATTGAGTTTGCAACCGCATAATCACTCAACCGAACATCAGCATCTACAAACACCAAATAATCACCGCTACTTTTCTCAGCAAGTTGCTGGCAGGCCCATAACTTTCCAAGCCATTTATCTGGCAACTTTTCACCAGATATCAATTCGACAATAGGAAAAACCTTAACTTCATTTGAAGTGTTATCTGTTGATCCATCATCAATAGCTATTACTTCAAGAGTATCTAGCCCTTTTTGCGCCAATACGCTACTTAAGCAACCCTTTACATTCTCCTCTTCATTTCGCATCGGAATTAAGACTGAGACGCTACCTGAGACTTTAGTTGGTGTATTTTTTATGACGCGGATTGTTAATGAGTTAAAGATTACTAAAACTAGTGCTAGCGCAGAAAGGTAAAGTGAAATTTCCATTAATTATTAGCTGGTGGACCAAATCGTAATAAGAATATGTAAGGCAGAAGGAATAATCCAAATACAAGTCCACCAATAAATGCCACACCGGTGCGATCAAAGAAGAAAAGATTTCCAACTACACCGGCAAACCAGGTCCACATTAAAAAGAAATCAGGAACAGCAGTTGAAGTTGAAACTTTTCGTCTATCAACTCGGAGCACTGCGTTAAGAATTGCCATTAAACCCATGCCAGTTAATAGCCAACCAAATGCATTTGACAGTGGAATTTCAGGTTGGAATGGCACATGCGATCCAGTGAAATCCCATGTCCATCTTTCAGCAGAAACCATTTGTGGGTCTAGAAATAGATCCCAAGCCATCATGCCAAAACCGCCATATAGGAATACCCAATTTTTTGTAACTTTTCTGGCAGCAAGTAAAACTGGGTGAGCCAACATCACCCAAGCAAAAGGAACAACTAAAGGAACACCATATATTTGATAACCCAACGTAGGTGAGTACTCATAGCTACCAAATGGCCAACCACTTCTGCTGCCGATCTGCTCGATGACTAGTGCGTAGGTAAAAGTAATGAAAAGGAATTGAAGTGAGTAAATGAATCCATATGCAAGAGATGCATGGATAAACATTGCTGCTGCAGCCCAGTAAACCGTAGCGATTGTTACAACTCGCAGTGCTTCACCATCAATTAAGGGGTAGGAGATTTGCAGACCAATCGCAACCAACAAGGTTGCATACAAAATAAATAGCTTCCAACTAGCAACCTGCCTGCGAAGATTTTTTCTTGGGTAGAACTGGCGAAGTGACATGGGCTAATTGTGCCTTATTACTTGAGCACGCCTTGCTCTTCTATAACCGCAAACCGCGCAAATAGCTCCTCGGAATACCATTTATTACTTTCAGTTGCTGCGATTGCCGCAACATGAGCCCGCCCCTTATACGCAAAATCTCGAAGCGCTGAAGCACTTTCCCAGAGTGAGAAAGTTCCCTGTAATCCAATTGGTGCCTCACCGATTCCAATTGCATTTATTAGACCCGGTGATTTATGCAAACTTTCAGTAACAGGAGGCACGGCTTTCCAAAACTGAAAATTCTTTCGCCAAACAATCCGTGCTCTGGTAATTGCTGCTATTTTCCCACTCCATTCAAACTTTTCAATTGAGAATGGATCTTGCTTTGACCATAATCCATGAGAGGAGATAGGTTTTAGAATCGCTCGGTATTGATTATTTGATATTTTGCGCCATAGTTTGAATACATAAGAATCTTCTAGAGCATCCAAATTCGATTCTTTAATTGTAACTAAAATTCCCCAACGCAATTGATCGGCATCCTTTGGAGTAAAGCTCTCACCTTTCCCAGTTCCTAGTAATTTTATAAACCCAATTCCTGAAAATCTTTTAAGAAGTAATTTGTTAGTTGCCATATTCAAAATGGCTATTGGAAGAGCTAACGGTTTAATGCGCCAGAAATATACAACTGTAATCACTGTGATACTCCAACTGTTTGTAGAATTTCTGAAAGTACTTCACTTGGGCTATCCCACATAGGTGCATGCCCGGTTTGTGGCAGAATAATCCACTTCGCATGTGCTGGGGCAAGAGATCGCTCCTGACATGTTTTCGCAGGCAAGGTATGGTCACTATCGCCAAAAACTATTGTGATTGGTATTTGTGAATCAATTTGCTTATCAAATCTTTTACCTAAGAGGGCATCCCAAGCCGGAAAGTATCCAGTGGATTGGGCCATCGCAGATGTTGCATCTAAACAGATTTCATAACTAAGCTCTTTCCAACGGGGCGAAACTGTTTCAAATCCAATTTTTTTAGCCCAGGTGTAATTTAAAAGAGATGGCGCAAGTTTTTCTACGCCACTTGCCATTACGCGAAGTGCAAGCTCTCCAGGGTATCTAGAGGTGAATGGGGTAAGCCACAAACCAGCGGGTGCTAATGCGGTTATGGATTTAACTGCGGCTGGGTTTAAAACAGCTATCTCAAAACTAACCCAACCACCTAAGGAGTTTGCAACTAAATGAAAACTTTCAATACCAATATTTTTTAAGTTCTTTAGCACTAACTGGGCAAGTGAAGTTGGATCCATTTTTTGAATGGGTGAGTATGGGGTCCGACCGTGACCAGGTAGATCAATGGTTACTACAGAAAACTGTTTGGCTAGCGTTGGAATAATTGGTTGCCAAGCTGTGGCAGCAGATCCCATGCCATGAATTAAAACTAGCGGCTGACCTGTGCCATGAGTTTCAATTGCAAGTTTCACAGAGATAAGATTACCTTCTGATGATAAATCTTGATGCAGCGCAGTTTTCGCAGAAAATCACCGATCAGAAGGTTGTAATTCTTGATGTCAGAACCGCTGCTGAATTTGCTGAAGGCCATATTCCTAACGCAATAAACATAGATATTTTCTCAGATTACTTCACCGCTGATGTTTCTGCCTTAGATAAATCCCTGGAATATGCAATTTACTGTCGTTCAGGTAAGCGTTCAGTTGATGCTGCAACCGCTATGGATGAAATTGGTTTTTCTACTTCAAACTTAACTGGTGGAATTATTTCTTGGGCTGAGGCAAATAAAGAAATTATTTGCTAGTTAAAGTTGGAATCAACTCTTCAACTAGTTTTTTGATCTGATCTCGAATTGGCCGAACATCTGCAACACCTTGGCCAGCTGGATCAGGCAGAACCCAATCTAGATATCTTTTACCAGGAAAGAACGGGCATGCATCCCCACAGCCCATGGTTATTACTACATCAGATTGTTCAACTGCTGCGGTGGTTAATACTTTTGGTTGTTCATTTGAAATATCTATGCCAACCTCTTTTAAGGCCTCAACTACTGCTGGGTTTATTGAATCAGCCGGCGCAGATCCAGCTGATCTAACTTCAACACGATCACCTGTTAAATGGGTTAGAAATGCAGCAGCCATCTGTGATCGACCAGCATTATGAACACAAACAAAGAGTACGGATGGCTTACTCATCAGATTTTTTACCTGCAATAGTTAAATTCTTAGCCACAATCAGACCAACAAGTGCGCCAATAAATTGGGCAACCACAAAAAGCAATACAGAATCTAGTGCAATACCCGTAAATGAGTTTGTAAATACTCTTCCGATTGTTATCGCAGGATTAGCAAATGAGGTACTTGAGGTAAATAAAATTGCTCCAAATATCCAGATTGGAACGTAAATTGCAATCAACTCATCTTTTTTGCGGAAAGTAAGAATTATTAATACTAAGACGGCAGTTGCAAATAGCTCTGAGAAAAATAGATTTGAACCATCTCGACTAATTGTTGATTGCTTTAGAAAACTTTGGTCATAAATTAGGTTGGCAATCCCAACCCCTAAAATTGCGCCCAGTACTTGTGCTGCAATATATAGGGCAGCTAGTTCATTTGAAATCTTCTTGAGAATCACCATGACAAAAGTAACTGCTGGGTTAAAATGCGCACCACTTGTCTTCATGCCCACCTTAACTACAACAGCTAAGCTGAGTGCGGTTGCTAGGGCGTTGATCAATAACTGAACTCCACCATCTTGAGCAAGGTTTGCGGCCATGTGTCCTGAACCCACAATTGCTATTGCCAAGATCATGGTTCCAATAAATTCCATACCGATGGCTCTTTTTTGCTTCATGCCTGCCCCCTTGGTGGTGAAGAGTTATATTTGAGTCAAAATAGTAAATCCGGCTAAGCCAAGTAACAGAAAGGCAAAGCCTCGTTTTAGATGAACAGTAGGTGTTTTTGCTGCCAATCTGGATGTATAGCGAGCAATTAACACTGCAGCTAGCGCTATTAAAACTGGATAGCCCCAATCAATCTCTTGCCAAATTGAAAACTTGGCTAGGAATGCGGTTAAACAGTTAAGGGCGATTATGAGAAGTGAGGTTCCAGCAGCTTTGTTTTGTGGGGTATGAAAAAACAAAACCAGAACTGGGATTGCTAAGAATCCACCTCCTATTCCAAATAAGCCAGTTAAGGAGCCAATCAAAAGTGAAAGCAAAACCAATGCCCAGACTGGAATCTTCTTTTCAGGTGAATCTTTAATCGGCCCCTTAAGCATTGAATATGCAGCGCCAAGTAAAACCAGTGAGAACCCAATTAAAATCACTGAATCTGCAATCTTTGCGACAATCAAGCCAAAGCCAATATTGGTAAGAAGTCCCAGCGCCCAAATTGTTAGCGCTTCCTTAACCAATACATCTTTACTTTTAAATTTTGGACCAAGACCTGCAACTGCGGCCAAGAAAACAACTGCAAGGGCTGCTGTAGTGGCAGCGACCGGGGTGAAATCAAATAGGTAAAGCAGAATTGGAACGGAGACCATCGCACCACCTGCGCCAATAAAGCCAAGCACTGCGCCAATAAATCCACCGCTAAGTAATGCAGTAAGGATTAAGCCAATCTCCATAACCTGATACTCCCACATATTTACTAGATAACGGCAGAAAAAAACCGCCCCCGTGGCTTAGCACCAAGAGGGCGGTTTTTACTTATTTAAATTAGCTAAAAAACAGCAGTGTTCCTACGTTGCTGCCAAAATCTGCGCCACCACGAAGCAGTGCAAAAATAATCAATGCTGCACCAGCAAGGGAAAGATCCTTGAAGAATGCAATTGACTCATTTTGCTTAGCTGTGGCATCACTTTCTTTCCAGAATGCATGCATGAGTACTGCAGTTGGAATTAAGAAGATGGCAATTAATAGCGCACCAAGATCAGCATAGAATCCAAGCACGATATAGATTCCACCAAGTATCATCATTAATCCACTTAGATAAACTGAGATCTTAGCCATTGGCACTTTCTTGTACTGGGCATATCCGATCATTGCTTGGGCTTTTGTAAAGTGATTTACGCCAGAGCTAATGAAGAGCAATGCAAACAGCACTCTGCCTGCTATTAAAAGGATTTCTGTTATTGACATGTATTTCCTTACCGCTAGTTTTCGCCCAATTGGGCCTTGGCAATAACGGTAAGGGCTACTGTCAGGTATTTAAACTAAACTTAGGGTGTGTTCAATGAAAATATCTATTTCTTATTCATGATGAGAGAAAAGCATGAGTAATGCCGAGCAACTTGCCACCATCTTGCATGTGGATATGGATGCCTTCTACGCATCAGTTGCAGAGAAAGATAATCCAAAATTAAAAGGTAAAGCAGTTGTGGTTGGCGCAGGCAGGCGTGGGGTTGTCTCAGCTGCAAATTATGAAGCACGTAAATTTGGTATCAGAGCTGCAATGCCAGTTTATAAAGCAAAAGCATTAGCACCACATGCAATTTTTATCTCACCAGATATGGCTCGCTATGAAGAGGTATCAATAGAGGTTATGAAAATATTTGAGGAGGTAACCCCATTAGTTGAACCAATTTCATTAGATGAGGCATTCCTAGATGTAACTGGTTCGAAAAGATTATTGGGCAGTGGCCGGCAGATTGCAGATTTAATTCGCAGGCGAGTTGAAGAGCAGGAGGGTATTACCTGCTCGGTTGGTATTTCTCACAATAAATTTATTGCAAAAATTGCATCTAATCACTGCAAACCAAATGGGGTATTAGAGATTGATCCAGAAAAAGTCTTAGATTTTCTTCACCCACTTGCAGCAAAAGAGATTTGGGGAGTGGGCCCAAAGACTAATGAGCAGCTAATGAAGATGGGGCTATTAACAGTTGGTGATATTGCAAATACACCGCGCAGTACTTTAATTCGAGTCTTGGGCCAAGCAAGTGGCAGCTCCTTATATGAATTAGCTTGGGGGCGTGATTATCGAGATGTTGAGACTGAGCATATTGAAAAAAGCATTAGCGCCTCTGAAACCTTTGATCTTGATTTAGATTCGCAAGAGGAAATCCTGAAGGAGTTTTTAAGATTAACTGAGCGGGGTGTGGAGCGGATGCGAGAGAAAGCCTTTGCCACTAACACTATTTCGATAAAGGTTAGATTTGCAGATTTTAAAACTATCTCAAGATCAAAAACAGTTGATTTACCAATTACAGGAACGCAGGAAATTTTTGAAGTGGTGAAAAATCTTTATCTTTCCTTAAATCTAGATCGGGTTTTGATTAGGTTAGTTGGCATCAGCCTTGATTCATTAGTTGAGGATGAGGATGTTAAGCAGTTAACACTTGGCGAGCGCGCTACCGGCTGGCGCCAGGCAGATAAGGCGATCGATCGAATTAAGGGCAGATTTGGCGCGGGCAGTCTTCGGCCAGCCAGATTGGTTGAAGATCACCAAGATGAATAGGGGCATAGGGTTTTCAAAATAACTCTAAGTACTCTATATTTCGAATATGGCCCTTTCAGATCATGAACGAAAGCTATTAGCTGAGATGGAGGCTGCCTTAGAGCAGGAGGATCCAAGACTTCTTTCTACTCTGACCGGCAAAGCCCGAACTAGACAGAGCTCTCGAGCCCTGCTTGGCCTAAGCATTTTGGTAGTTGGCCTGCTAGTTCTAATTAGTGGCTTAATCGCCCAAGTGACTGTGGTTGGGGTTGTTGCATTTTTAATCTGCCTAGCTGGGGTGCTTTTGATCATCACAAATATCACCATTAAAACAGGGGGTAAATCCATTAAAAAACCAGGCTGGGGCTCAACCCTGGAAGAGCGATGGGACCGGCGCAGCAACGATAATTAGTTAAATAGGCCTTCCTAAATCTGGCAGCCACCCTCACCGGGTGGTTTTTTTATGCCCATTTACAAAGGTTTACAAAGGTTTACAAAGGGGAGGGCGGGGGAGGCAAAGTGGGTGCGGGGGGTTGAAAGTGGGGAAAAAGGGAGTAAAGTGGTGACCTAGGGCAATTCTTGAGCGTGGGGGGTCACAGCGATGTTTCTTGGCACCCATGAACCAAAGCTTGATGAAAAGGGCAGATTAATTTTGCCAGCCAGATTTAGAGATGAGTTATCTGAAGGTTTAGTAATAACAAAAGGTCAAGAGCACTGTCTTTATGTTTTCACCGCTGCTGAGTTTGCATTAATTACTGAAAGATTACGACAAGCACCAGTTACGCAAAAAAATTCTCGTGATTATTTAAGAGTCATGTTTGCCGGCGCTCATGATGAGGTGCCAGATAACCAAGGTCGCGTGACTATTCCAGCTGGCCTTAGAACTTATGCAACATTAGAAAAAAACTGTGTAGTAATTGGCGCAAATACCAGACTTGAAATATGGGATGCAACTGCGTGGAGTAAGTATTTAGCAGATCGTGAAAAAACCTTTGCTGATGTTTCAGAGGAGGTGCTACCTGGATTGTTTTAAATCCAATCAATTATCTATTTAGGCCACCGCCCCTCATAAAGATTCGCGGCGCCACTTCCCCGGTGCCGCGTGTTATTTGAAGATGATCCGTCGAGCGGCGGTGACCTAAGTAGGTAAGTGAGGTAGCAAGTGAAGGTGAGTAAGAAAAAAGAAAAGTAATAAAAAAAGGTAACGAGGGGGAGGAGAGAAAAATGAGTGCAGATCTAGCACACATTCCAGTAGCACTTGATCAGTGCGTTGATTTGCTCTCCCCAGCATTTGCTAATAAATCAAAGCCTTACTTACTAGATGCCACCTTAGGACTTGGTGGGCATGCAAAGGTATTTTTACAACAATTTTCTAATTTACATCTTATTGGAATTGATCGTGATCAATCTGCCATAAAGATTGCGCAAAGTAATTTGGCCGCCTTCTCCGATCGAGTAAGTATTACTCACGCTACATATGATCAGATTCAATTGGCGCTAGATAATGCCGGGGTTTCAAAGGTTGATGGCATCCTCTTTGATTTAGGTGTTTCATCAATGCAGTTAGACATCCCAGAGCGTGGCTTTTCCTACTCCCAGCAAGCCCCTCTTGATATGCGAATGGATCAAAGTAATCCACTTACCGCATCCCAAATTCTTAACACCTACTCACATGGTCAGTTAGCAAAAATCCTGCAAAATTATGGCGAAGAGAAGTTTGCAAGCAAGATCGCTGAAAATATTATCAAGGCTCGAAATGCTGGCACTTTAAATACCACCACAGATTTAGCTCAGATTGTGAAGGATTCAATTCCAGCCCCGGCTCGTCGCACCGGTGGAAACCCAGCAAAGCGAACCTTTCAAGCACTTCGCATTGAGGTTAATCAGGAGTTAGCGATCCTAGAAAGGGCCATACCGGCCGCATTAGATGCTTTAGCTATAGGAGCTCGCCTAGTTGTAATGAGTTATCAATCCCTTGAGGATCGCCTTGTTAAAGGTTTTTTCACACAAGCTACCAAATCAAATACCCCACTTGGACTTCCAGTTGAGCTACCAAACTCAGCTGCCTCT
The Candidatus Nanopelagicus limnes DNA segment above includes these coding regions:
- a CDS encoding spheroidene monooxygenase, which encodes MITVVYFWRIKPLALPIAILNMATNKLLLKRFSGIGFIKLLGTGKGESFTPKDADQLRWGILVTIKESNLDALEDSYVFKLWRKISNNQYRAILKPISSHGLWSKQDPFSIEKFEWSGKIAAITRARIVWRKNFQFWKAVPPVTESLHKSPGLINAIGIGEAPIGLQGTFSLWESASALRDFAYKGRAHVAAIAATESNKWYSEELFARFAVIEEQGVLK
- a CDS encoding rhodanese-like domain-containing protein, translating into MINLDAAQFSQKITDQKVVILDVRTAAEFAEGHIPNAINIDIFSDYFTADVSALDKSLEYAIYCRSGKRSVDAATAMDEIGFSTSNLTGGIISWAEANKEIIC
- a CDS encoding arsenate reductase ArsC; translation: MSKPSVLFVCVHNAGRSQMAAAFLTHLTGDRVEVRSAGSAPADSINPAVVEALKEVGIDISNEQPKVLTTAAVEQSDVVITMGCGDACPFFPGKRYLDWVLPDPAGQGVADVRPIRDQIKKLVEELIPTLTSK
- a CDS encoding DoxX family protein, whose product is MTEILLIAGRVLFALLFISSGVNHFTKAQAMIGYAQYKKVPMAKISVYLSGLMMILGGIYIVLGFYADLGALLIAIFLIPTAVLMHAFWKESDATAKQNESIAFFKDLSLAGAALIIFALLRGGADFGSNVGTLLFFS
- a CDS encoding sulfite exporter TauE/SafE family protein — encoded protein: MWEYQVMEIGLILTALLSGGFIGAVLGFIGAGGAMVSVPILLYLFDFTPVAATTAALAVVFLAAVAGLGPKFKSKDVLVKEALTIWALGLLTNIGFGLIVAKIADSVILIGFSLVLLGAAYSMLKGPIKDSPEKKIPVWALVLLSLLIGSLTGLFGIGGGFLAIPVLVLFFHTPQNKAAGTSLLIIALNCLTAFLAKFSIWQEIDWGYPVLIALAAVLIARYTSRLAAKTPTVHLKRGFAFLLLGLAGFTILTQI
- a CDS encoding alpha/beta fold hydrolase, with protein sequence MKLAIETHGTGQPLVLIHGMGSAATAWQPIIPTLAKQFSVVTIDLPGHGRTPYSPIQKMDPTSLAQLVLKNLKNIGIESFHLVANSLGGWVSFEIAVLNPAAVKSITALAPAGLWLTPFTSRYPGELALRVMASGVEKLAPSLLNYTWAKKIGFETVSPRWKELSYEICLDATSAMAQSTGYFPAWDALLGKRFDKQIDSQIPITIVFGDSDHTLPAKTCQERSLAPAHAKWIILPQTGHAPMWDSPSEVLSEILQTVGVSQ
- a CDS encoding carotenoid biosynthesis protein, with the translated sequence MSLRQFYPRKNLRRQVASWKLFILYATLLVAIGLQISYPLIDGEALRVVTIATVYWAAAAMFIHASLAYGFIYSLQFLFITFTYALVIEQIGSRSGWPFGSYEYSPTLGYQIYGVPLVVPFAWVMLAHPVLLAARKVTKNWVFLYGGFGMMAWDLFLDPQMVSAERWTWDFTGSHVPFQPEIPLSNAFGWLLTGMGLMAILNAVLRVDRRKVSTSTAVPDFFLMWTWFAGVVGNLFFFDRTGVAFIGGLVFGLFLLPYIFLLRFGPPANN
- a CDS encoding MIP/aquaporin family protein, with product MKQKRAIGMEFIGTMILAIAIVGSGHMAANLAQDGGVQLLINALATALSLAVVVKVGMKTSGAHFNPAVTFVMVILKKISNELAALYIAAQVLGAILGVGIANLIYDQSFLKQSTISRDGSNLFFSELFATAVLVLIILTFRKKDELIAIYVPIWIFGAILFTSSTSFANPAITIGRVFTNSFTGIALDSVLLFVVAQFIGALVGLIVAKNLTIAGKKSDE